Proteins from a single region of Rhodovibrio salinarum DSM 9154:
- the lspA gene encoding signal peptidase II, translating to MFRFGLVMAAVVLVADQVSKLWILDLMQPPRRIEVTGFFNLVLVWNPGVSFGLLGAGNPWQPWLLSAFATIVAGGLLYWLHTGRHGRWTALAIGLIVGGAIGNVIDRLRFGAVVDFLDVHAAGWHWPAFNVADSAIVVGVGVLLLDAFLRRDRESA from the coding sequence ATGTTCCGGTTCGGCCTCGTCATGGCGGCGGTGGTTCTGGTCGCCGACCAGGTCAGCAAGCTGTGGATTCTGGACCTGATGCAGCCGCCGCGGCGGATCGAGGTCACTGGGTTCTTCAACCTCGTGCTGGTCTGGAACCCCGGCGTGTCGTTCGGTTTGCTGGGGGCTGGGAATCCTTGGCAGCCGTGGCTTCTGTCGGCGTTCGCCACGATCGTCGCCGGTGGGCTGCTGTACTGGCTCCACACCGGGAGGCACGGGCGTTGGACCGCGCTTGCCATCGGGTTGATCGTGGGCGGGGCGATCGGCAACGTGATCGATCGTCTGCGCTTCGGCGCCGTGGTCGATTTCCTGGATGTCCACGCTGCCGGCTGGCACTGGCCCGCCTTCAATGTCGCTGACAGCGCGATCGTGGTTGGAGTTGGCGTGCTCTTGCTCGACGCCTTCTTGCGCCGGGACCGGGAAAGCGCGTAA
- the ileS gene encoding isoleucine--tRNA ligase gives MSVDYKSTVFLPRADNFPMRARLPQREPETLKAWDEMDLFGRLREQSKGREKFVLHDGPPYANGHLHMGHALNKILKDAINRSMQMLGYDAHYVPGWDCHGLPIEWKVEEGYRKQGQDKDSIDPVEFRRECREFADYWISQQIEEFKRFGVVGNWADPYLTMSYPVEAQIVREIGKFLQNGGMYRGDRPVLWSVAEKTALADAEVEYHEHTSRTIWVRFPVVTASHAALSDASVVIWTTTPWTIPGNRAIAYDAEETYAVIEVTEPGEGSLAQTGEKLVVGKALVEQVASDTAIDGYKVVAEFKGAELDGTLAAHPFRGQGYEFDVPLLAGGFVTMDQGTGFVHVAPGHGTDDWLLGRQHGLAMPHNVDADGYFVESVPLFAGARVYTPEGKHGDANGRVIDALKDAGKLVTQGKLRHSYPHSWRSKVPLIFRNTPQWFISMETNDLRKKALAAIEETDFYPASGKTRLYSMIENRPDWCVSRQRKWGVPLPIFVHKQTGEPLRDAQVIERIAQVFEQEGGDAWFNSDAQRFLGNAYDAQDYEQVFDVVEVWFDSGSTHAFVLEARDDLKWPASLYLEGSDQHRGWFHTSMLESAGTRGHAPYEGVLTHGFVLDPHGRKMSKSLGNVIAPQDIMAEKGADILRLWVVASDYSEDLRIGDEILRYQADAYRRMRNTLRFLIGNLDGFTESERVQPAEMPELERWVLHRLWEIDRAIMPAIRRYDLMSVYRELYRFCEIDLSAFYFDIRKDVLYCDRPDSIRRKACRTVLDALFHHLTAWLAPILAFTAEEAWWARGTGPEASVHERLFPEVADAWADQPLADKWAKVRKVRRVVTGALEREREAKRIGASLQAHPTVYINDDALLDAVADVDLALVCITSQITVEQGAGPEDAYRLEEVPGVAVKPGLAEGQKCQRCWQVLPEVDRDPKAPETCARCADAVHALGAAAE, from the coding sequence ATGAGCGTCGACTACAAATCGACCGTCTTCCTGCCCCGCGCCGACAATTTCCCGATGCGCGCGCGCCTGCCGCAGCGCGAGCCGGAAACGCTTAAGGCCTGGGACGAGATGGACCTGTTCGGGCGGCTGCGCGAACAGTCCAAGGGCCGGGAGAAGTTCGTCCTGCACGACGGCCCGCCCTATGCCAACGGCCATCTGCACATGGGCCACGCGCTCAACAAGATCCTGAAGGACGCGATCAACCGCTCGATGCAGATGCTGGGCTACGACGCCCACTACGTTCCTGGTTGGGACTGCCACGGCCTGCCGATCGAATGGAAGGTCGAGGAGGGCTACCGCAAACAGGGCCAGGACAAGGACAGCATCGATCCGGTCGAGTTCCGCCGGGAGTGCCGGGAGTTCGCGGACTACTGGATCTCCCAGCAGATCGAGGAGTTCAAGCGTTTCGGCGTGGTCGGCAATTGGGCGGACCCGTACCTGACGATGTCCTACCCGGTCGAGGCGCAGATCGTCCGCGAGATCGGCAAGTTCCTGCAGAACGGCGGGATGTATCGCGGCGACCGCCCGGTCCTCTGGTCGGTTGCGGAGAAGACCGCGCTCGCCGACGCGGAGGTCGAGTACCACGAGCACACCTCGCGCACGATCTGGGTGCGCTTTCCGGTCGTCACCGCCAGCCACGCGGCGCTGTCCGACGCCAGTGTGGTGATCTGGACCACCACGCCCTGGACCATCCCGGGCAACCGCGCGATCGCCTACGACGCCGAGGAGACCTATGCGGTGATCGAGGTAACCGAGCCGGGCGAGGGCAGTCTGGCGCAGACGGGCGAGAAGCTGGTCGTCGGTAAGGCCCTGGTAGAACAGGTGGCGAGCGACACCGCGATCGACGGCTATAAGGTGGTCGCCGAGTTCAAGGGCGCCGAGCTTGACGGGACGCTGGCGGCGCACCCCTTCCGCGGCCAGGGCTACGAGTTCGACGTGCCGCTGCTGGCCGGCGGGTTCGTCACGATGGACCAGGGCACCGGCTTCGTGCACGTCGCCCCCGGGCACGGCACAGACGACTGGCTGCTGGGCCGTCAGCACGGCCTGGCGATGCCGCACAACGTCGACGCCGACGGCTACTTCGTCGAGAGCGTACCGCTGTTCGCCGGCGCGCGCGTCTACACGCCCGAGGGCAAGCACGGCGACGCCAACGGCCGGGTGATCGACGCGCTCAAGGACGCGGGCAAGTTGGTCACGCAGGGCAAGCTGCGCCACTCCTACCCGCACTCCTGGCGCTCCAAGGTGCCGCTGATCTTCCGCAACACCCCGCAGTGGTTCATCTCGATGGAGACGAACGACCTGCGGAAGAAGGCCCTGGCGGCGATCGAGGAGACCGACTTCTATCCGGCCTCGGGCAAGACCCGCCTCTACTCGATGATCGAGAACCGCCCCGACTGGTGCGTGTCGCGTCAGCGCAAGTGGGGCGTGCCGCTGCCGATCTTCGTGCACAAGCAGACGGGCGAGCCGCTGCGCGACGCCCAAGTGATCGAGCGCATCGCGCAGGTGTTCGAACAGGAAGGCGGCGATGCCTGGTTCAACTCGGACGCTCAGCGATTCCTGGGCAATGCCTACGACGCCCAGGACTACGAGCAGGTCTTCGACGTCGTCGAGGTCTGGTTCGACAGCGGTTCCACCCACGCTTTCGTGCTGGAGGCGCGCGACGACCTGAAGTGGCCGGCCAGCCTGTACCTGGAGGGCTCCGACCAGCATCGCGGCTGGTTCCACACCTCCATGCTGGAAAGCGCGGGCACGCGCGGGCATGCGCCCTACGAGGGCGTGCTGACCCACGGCTTCGTGCTCGACCCGCACGGGCGCAAGATGTCGAAGTCGCTCGGCAACGTGATCGCCCCGCAAGACATCATGGCGGAGAAGGGCGCGGACATCCTGCGTCTCTGGGTGGTCGCCTCGGACTACAGCGAGGATCTGCGGATCGGCGACGAGATCCTGCGCTACCAGGCCGATGCCTATCGGCGGATGCGCAACACCTTGCGCTTCCTGATCGGCAACCTGGACGGCTTCACCGAGAGCGAGCGCGTCCAGCCGGCCGAGATGCCGGAGCTGGAGCGCTGGGTGCTGCACCGCCTGTGGGAGATCGATCGGGCGATCATGCCGGCGATCCGGCGCTACGACCTGATGAGCGTCTACCGCGAGCTGTACCGCTTTTGCGAGATCGACCTGTCGGCCTTCTACTTCGACATCCGCAAGGACGTGCTCTACTGCGACCGGCCGGACAGCATCCGGCGCAAGGCCTGCCGGACGGTGCTGGACGCGCTGTTCCACCACCTGACCGCCTGGCTGGCGCCGATCCTGGCGTTCACCGCAGAGGAGGCCTGGTGGGCGCGCGGCACGGGACCGGAAGCGAGCGTGCACGAGCGCCTGTTCCCGGAGGTGGCCGACGCCTGGGCGGATCAGCCGCTGGCGGACAAGTGGGCCAAGGTCCGCAAGGTTCGCCGGGTGGTTACCGGCGCGCTGGAACGCGAGCGGGAGGCCAAGCGCATCGGCGCCAGCCTGCAGGCGCACCCGACCGTCTACATCAACGACGACGCGTTGCTGGACGCGGTCGCCGACGTCGACCTGGCGCTGGTCTGCATCACCTCGCAGATCACGGTCGAGCAGGGCGCCGGACCGGAGGATGCCTACCGCCTGGAGGAGGTGCCCGGCGTGGCGGTCAAGCCCGGCCTGGCCGAGGGGCAGAAGTGTCAGCGCTGTTGGCAGGTGCTGCCCGAGGTCGATCGTGATCCCAAGGCGCCGGAGACTTGCGCGCGCTGTGCCGACGCTGTCCACGCCTTGGGCGCGGCGGCGGAATAG
- a CDS encoding class I SAM-dependent methyltransferase — protein MAKKPTELSLFLRRWIAHPLRVGAVLPSSPSLCRMVARNTVTSPDELVMELGAGTGTVTDYLIAAGLPEERLILVELDPDYVAYLRTRFPKATVIEGDASQPRKLLEPDLVGKLDTVISGIPALQFPLAKQRAYMDECFSILREGGQVLQYTYSLKSPLPYEKLQMTGRRLGLTLANLPPAHLWCYLRPEPALAAAAE, from the coding sequence ATGGCCAAAAAGCCGACTGAACTGTCGCTGTTCCTGCGCCGCTGGATCGCGCACCCGCTGCGCGTTGGCGCGGTACTGCCTTCATCACCCAGCCTGTGCCGGATGGTCGCACGCAATACGGTAACCAGCCCCGATGAGCTGGTGATGGAACTGGGGGCGGGCACCGGCACGGTGACCGATTACCTGATCGCCGCCGGCCTACCGGAAGAACGGCTGATCCTGGTCGAGCTGGACCCGGACTACGTCGCTTACCTGCGCACGCGTTTCCCCAAGGCGACCGTGATCGAGGGCGACGCCAGCCAGCCGCGCAAACTGCTCGAGCCCGACTTGGTCGGCAAGCTGGACACGGTCATCTCCGGCATTCCCGCGCTGCAGTTCCCGCTGGCCAAGCAGCGCGCCTACATGGACGAGTGCTTTTCGATCCTGCGCGAAGGCGGGCAGGTGCTGCAGTACACCTATTCGCTGAAATCGCCGCTGCCCTACGAGAAGCTGCAGATGACCGGCCGGCGGCTGGGTCTGACGTTGGCCAACCTCCCGCCAGCACACCTCTGGTGCTACCTGCGCCCCGAGCCGGCACTCGCCGCCGCGGCAGAGTAG
- the bluB gene encoding 5,6-dimethylbenzimidazole synthase, whose amino-acid sequence MTPSTSPAQPNADVSADGPPQFDAAFRAQLAELFAWRRDVRRFRPDSLPEGALDALIRQATLAPSVGFSQPWRFVTVHDPDRRAAVAENFERCNAEALQAYSGDRARAYARLKLSGLREAPEHLAVFAAEATQRGHGVGRQTMPETLRYSVVTAVYTLWLAARAQGIGVGWVSILEPELVRRTLEVPESWSLVAYLCVGYPQEEHSDPELARYGWEARADDDEVIIRR is encoded by the coding sequence ATGACACCCAGCACTTCCCCCGCTCAGCCGAATGCCGATGTTTCCGCGGATGGTCCGCCGCAGTTTGATGCCGCGTTCCGCGCGCAACTTGCCGAGCTGTTCGCCTGGCGGCGCGACGTGCGTCGGTTCAGGCCGGATTCCTTGCCCGAGGGCGCGCTCGACGCGCTGATCCGGCAGGCGACCCTGGCGCCGTCGGTCGGTTTCTCGCAGCCGTGGCGCTTTGTCACGGTGCATGATCCCGACCGCCGGGCGGCTGTCGCGGAGAACTTCGAACGCTGTAACGCGGAAGCCTTGCAGGCCTACTCGGGTGACCGGGCACGGGCCTATGCCCGCCTCAAGCTCTCTGGCCTGCGCGAAGCGCCGGAGCATCTGGCCGTGTTCGCCGCGGAAGCCACGCAGCGGGGCCACGGCGTGGGCCGGCAGACGATGCCGGAGACGCTGCGCTACTCGGTGGTGACGGCCGTTTATACCCTCTGGCTCGCCGCGCGGGCACAGGGGATCGGTGTTGGCTGGGTGTCGATCCTGGAACCAGAGCTCGTCCGCCGTACCCTGGAAGTGCCGGAGAGCTGGTCGCTGGTCGCCTACCTCTGCGTCGGCTATCCGCAGGAGGAGCACAGCGACCCCGAACTGGCCCGTTACGGGTGGGAAGCCCGGGCGGATGACGACGAGGTCATAATCCGGCGCTAA
- a CDS encoding entericidin, translating to MFRKFASVLSVTALIALGACSNTWDGMQQDVENAGDEVEEETDDM from the coding sequence ATGTTTCGCAAATTCGCCAGCGTTCTGTCGGTTACGGCCCTGATCGCGCTGGGGGCCTGCTCCAACACCTGGGACGGCATGCAGCAGGATGTTGAGAACGCCGGCGACGAGGTCGAGGAAGAAACCGACGACATGTAG
- a CDS encoding class I SAM-dependent methyltransferase codes for MATTQFNQSDDPFARARDLLRRGQLRSAESVCRQALRRTPDQPSGLMMLGVIAQQRGAPQRSLTYLRRAASKAPTNAEIQFNLGVAHQHLSEWHEAAECYRRTLALQPRHPGALNNLAMAYWATGEIDAAIQTFEQLLALKGEDPATLTNLGMALRSAGRAEAAVACHQRAIAAQPSLAQAHNNLGNALLDLHHPQQAMDAFRAALAHRPDYADAWSNLGTAQAACGHHQDAVAAQCAALERARDNDRFWQRFAATLEPCTYDTASPEIEQWIVQLLDRRYCDPVRLTRPILSLLETHAAFRELLSLTDPSHDPARVSFNELAARLGRIALFDRFAWLTPICSPQVEDALARFRQMLVSQARAEEQLSAPALACAAAVAAQSFLSEYLDVVEAPDNGHVQAAAAQCTADLAAGRQPTPEIVAAVAAYQPLHQLENGERLNRFDWPEPIARLIELQLNEPAREANLRASLPTLTPITDETSCAVQAQYESHPYPRWRKLDVPTVPLSLDRYLRENVGTGPVHALPAQTGARVLVAGCGTGRHAIRTAFRFTGCEVLAIDLSRSSLGYARRQSEALGLANVSYAQADLLELEQMDETFDVIESVGVLHHLADPTAGLGQLVKRLRPGGLLKLGLYSRAGRADINWARAWTEQNAIQGDARGIQRLRAWVRERAEAGDPHARSLLRRSDFFATSLVRDMLLHVCEHQFDFMQIQRMLAECDLAFLGLEPANMASYRRFRTRYPEPDKLTDLAAWAAFEREHPEMFRGMYQFWCQKPG; via the coding sequence GTGGCGACGACGCAGTTCAACCAAAGTGATGATCCCTTTGCCCGGGCGCGCGACCTGCTTCGGCGGGGGCAACTGCGCAGCGCCGAGTCCGTTTGCCGCCAGGCTCTGAGGCGCACGCCCGATCAGCCCAGCGGTCTCATGATGCTGGGCGTGATCGCCCAGCAGCGCGGCGCCCCGCAACGCAGCCTCACGTACTTGCGCCGTGCCGCCAGCAAGGCCCCGACAAACGCCGAAATCCAGTTCAATCTCGGCGTCGCCCATCAGCATCTGTCCGAGTGGCACGAAGCTGCGGAATGCTATCGCCGGACGTTGGCACTGCAGCCACGCCATCCCGGGGCGCTGAACAATCTGGCAATGGCCTATTGGGCGACCGGGGAAATCGACGCCGCCATCCAAACGTTCGAACAGTTGTTGGCGCTCAAGGGAGAGGACCCCGCCACACTCACAAATCTCGGCATGGCGCTCAGGTCCGCAGGACGCGCCGAAGCAGCCGTGGCCTGCCACCAACGGGCGATCGCAGCACAGCCGAGCCTGGCGCAAGCGCATAACAACCTCGGCAACGCGCTGCTCGACCTGCACCATCCGCAACAGGCGATGGACGCCTTTCGCGCCGCGCTGGCTCACCGACCTGACTACGCCGATGCCTGGAGCAACCTCGGCACCGCACAGGCTGCGTGCGGCCACCACCAGGACGCCGTCGCCGCGCAGTGCGCGGCGCTTGAGCGGGCGCGCGATAACGACCGTTTCTGGCAGCGTTTCGCGGCCACCCTGGAGCCGTGCACCTATGACACCGCCTCCCCGGAAATCGAGCAATGGATCGTGCAGCTGCTCGACCGCCGGTACTGCGACCCGGTGCGACTGACCCGGCCGATCCTAAGCCTATTGGAAACACATGCAGCGTTCCGTGAACTGCTGTCGCTGACCGACCCCTCGCACGATCCGGCCCGGGTATCGTTTAACGAGCTTGCGGCCCGACTCGGCCGGATTGCGCTGTTCGACCGCTTCGCGTGGTTGACCCCGATCTGCAGTCCCCAGGTGGAAGACGCCCTGGCACGCTTCCGGCAGATGCTCGTGTCGCAGGCGCGTGCCGAAGAACAGTTGTCCGCCCCGGCGCTGGCGTGTGCCGCCGCCGTGGCGGCCCAGAGCTTCCTCAGCGAATACCTCGACGTGGTTGAGGCTCCGGATAACGGTCATGTTCAGGCGGCAGCGGCACAATGCACGGCCGATCTCGCAGCCGGGCGCCAACCCACCCCCGAAATCGTCGCTGCGGTTGCCGCCTATCAGCCGCTCCATCAACTGGAAAATGGAGAGCGCCTCAACCGCTTCGATTGGCCCGAACCGATCGCGCGCCTGATCGAGCTGCAGCTCAATGAACCCGCACGGGAAGCAAATCTGCGCGCATCCCTCCCGACGCTGACCCCCATCACCGACGAAACGTCATGTGCCGTGCAGGCACAATACGAGTCCCACCCCTATCCGCGCTGGCGAAAGCTCGATGTCCCGACGGTGCCGTTGTCTCTCGATCGTTATCTGAGAGAGAACGTCGGGACCGGTCCGGTCCACGCCCTGCCCGCGCAGACAGGCGCGCGCGTGCTCGTCGCAGGCTGCGGAACCGGTCGTCACGCCATCCGCACCGCCTTTCGGTTCACAGGCTGCGAGGTGCTGGCGATCGACCTAAGCCGGAGCAGCCTCGGCTATGCGCGTCGCCAGAGCGAGGCGCTGGGCCTGGCGAACGTCTCCTATGCTCAAGCCGATCTGCTGGAGCTTGAGCAGATGGACGAGACGTTCGACGTCATCGAGAGCGTCGGAGTCCTGCACCACCTGGCCGATCCCACGGCCGGGTTGGGACAGCTTGTGAAACGCCTCCGGCCCGGGGGACTGCTCAAGCTCGGCCTGTACAGCCGCGCCGGGCGGGCGGACATCAACTGGGCACGCGCATGGACCGAACAGAACGCCATCCAAGGCGATGCGCGTGGCATCCAGCGGTTACGCGCCTGGGTCCGTGAACGGGCCGAAGCCGGCGATCCGCACGCGCGCAGTCTGTTGCGGCGGTCCGATTTCTTCGCCACCAGCCTGGTGCGGGATATGCTCCTGCATGTGTGCGAGCATCAGTTCGACTTTATGCAAATCCAACGGATGCTCGCGGAATGCGACTTGGCGTTCCTCGGCCTGGAACCCGCCAATATGGCAAGCTATCGCCGTTTCCGCACCCGGTATCCGGAGCCTGACAAACTCACGGATCTGGCGGCCTGGGCCGCGTTTGAACGCGAGCACCCGGAGATGTTTCGAGGCATGTACCAGTTCTGGTGCCAGAAACCCGGGTGA
- a CDS encoding bifunctional riboflavin kinase/FAD synthetase: protein MDVYRHTHDLPDSARGGVVAIGNFDGLHRGHRGVLAEAQARARALGVPCNVMTFEPHPRRLFKPDQPPFRLSALRTRLRLMEALGIDNVFVLQFDWDFAKIPAEDFVTNLLVRDLQAAHVVVGRGFRFGYKRQGDIDLLTRLGETHGFGVSALDAVQDEHGETISSSRVRACLQAGEVREAQRLLGRPWEVEGRVEHGAKRGREIGFPTANVPLGEYLEPMHGIYAVRAGVDNGPDTFWMDGAGYIGTRPSVHGDNVLLEVSLFDVSPDLYNKHLRVQLIAFLRGDHTFDSMQALSLQIAEDCRHARRVLENEPPVPIEGAGS from the coding sequence ATGGACGTCTACCGGCATACCCACGACCTGCCCGACAGTGCGCGCGGCGGCGTCGTCGCGATCGGCAACTTCGACGGGCTGCACCGCGGCCATCGGGGGGTGCTGGCCGAGGCGCAGGCGCGTGCCCGCGCGCTTGGCGTGCCGTGCAACGTGATGACCTTCGAGCCGCACCCGCGTCGGCTGTTCAAGCCGGACCAGCCGCCCTTCCGGCTGAGTGCTCTGCGCACCCGGTTGCGGCTGATGGAGGCGCTCGGCATCGACAATGTGTTCGTCCTGCAGTTCGACTGGGACTTCGCCAAGATCCCTGCGGAAGATTTCGTCACCAACCTGCTCGTCCGTGATCTGCAGGCGGCGCATGTGGTGGTCGGGCGTGGCTTCCGCTTCGGCTACAAGCGCCAGGGTGACATCGACCTGTTGACCCGGCTGGGCGAGACGCACGGCTTTGGCGTCTCCGCACTCGATGCGGTGCAGGACGAGCATGGCGAGACGATCTCCTCCTCGCGCGTGCGCGCCTGCCTGCAGGCAGGCGAGGTGCGCGAGGCGCAGCGTTTGCTGGGGCGGCCCTGGGAGGTCGAGGGGCGCGTCGAGCATGGCGCCAAGCGCGGCCGCGAGATCGGCTTTCCGACCGCCAACGTGCCGCTCGGCGAATACCTGGAGCCGATGCACGGCATCTACGCCGTGCGTGCGGGCGTCGACAACGGGCCGGACACCTTCTGGATGGACGGCGCGGGCTACATCGGCACCCGCCCGTCGGTGCACGGTGACAACGTTCTGCTCGAGGTCTCGCTGTTCGACGTCAGCCCGGATCTCTACAACAAGCATCTGCGCGTGCAGCTGATCGCGTTCCTGCGTGGCGACCATACGTTCGACAGCATGCAGGCACTCTCCCTGCAAATTGCCGAGGACTGCCGCCACGCCCGCCGGGTGCTGGAAAACGAGCCGCCGGTGCCGATCGAGGGCGCGGGAAGCTAG
- a CDS encoding MaoC family dehydratase → MRAMQDLHGYFIEDLEVGMTDSYGKTVTEADVVMFAGISGDTNPVHLNQNFAEQTMFKGRIAHGMLAASFISTVLGTRLPGPGCIYLGQTLNFKAPVKIGDTVRARVTVTEVNREKKRVKVDTVCTVDGKTVLDGEARLMVNSRAEVRGRPEEEVGAVPPPHSHTNAAE, encoded by the coding sequence ATGCGGGCGATGCAGGACCTCCATGGTTACTTCATCGAGGACCTGGAGGTCGGCATGACCGACAGCTACGGCAAGACGGTGACCGAGGCCGATGTGGTCATGTTCGCAGGGATTTCCGGCGACACCAATCCGGTCCACCTGAACCAGAACTTTGCCGAGCAGACGATGTTCAAGGGCCGGATCGCTCACGGCATGCTGGCGGCGAGCTTCATTTCCACGGTGCTGGGCACGCGCTTGCCGGGGCCGGGGTGCATCTACTTGGGGCAGACCCTGAACTTCAAGGCGCCGGTCAAGATCGGCGACACCGTGCGCGCCCGCGTTACGGTGACCGAGGTCAACCGCGAGAAGAAGCGGGTCAAGGTCGACACCGTCTGCACCGTCGACGGCAAGACGGTGCTCGATGGCGAGGCCCGCCTGATGGTCAATAGCCGCGCGGAGGTCCGTGGCCGCCCCGAGGAAGAGGTCGGCGCGGTCCCGCCGCCGCACAGCCACACCAACGCGGCGGAGTAA
- a CDS encoding DeoR/GlpR family transcriptional regulator — protein MSHSLKKPPDAAPEPQSDSETAVRAEATPRPEGDPAPAAPSDSGAGNQATCRQPTARQERILELVRRRGFVSIDALARTFEVTPQTIRRDINQLCELELLRRYHGGAGLPSSVENLAYQTRQVLWQGEKQAIARALAEQVPDEASLFINIGTTTEEVAKALMGHRGLRVITNNLNVASIMSSKADFEVTVAGGLVRTRDRGIVGEAAIDLIGEFKLDFGIIGISGIDADGTLLDFDYREVRVARAIMENSRQVFLVADHTKFGRNAMVRLGSLTQLSAVFTDRSPPAPIRDLLKQSEVQLHIAPAPVDSQSAADGTPRDPDVAPAGTP, from the coding sequence ATGTCGCATTCCCTGAAGAAACCGCCAGACGCGGCCCCGGAACCGCAGAGCGACTCCGAAACGGCCGTCCGCGCGGAGGCCACCCCCCGTCCCGAGGGCGATCCGGCTCCAGCCGCCCCGTCCGATTCCGGTGCGGGCAATCAGGCGACATGCCGGCAGCCGACCGCGCGCCAGGAGCGCATCCTGGAACTGGTGCGCCGACGCGGCTTCGTCTCGATCGACGCGCTGGCGCGGACCTTCGAGGTAACGCCGCAAACGATCCGGCGCGACATCAACCAGTTGTGCGAATTGGAGCTGCTGCGCCGCTACCACGGCGGCGCCGGTCTGCCGTCCAGCGTGGAGAACCTCGCCTATCAGACCCGACAGGTACTGTGGCAGGGCGAGAAGCAGGCGATCGCCCGGGCGCTCGCCGAGCAGGTCCCGGACGAAGCCTCGCTGTTCATCAACATCGGCACGACGACGGAGGAGGTCGCCAAGGCGCTGATGGGCCATCGCGGCCTGCGGGTGATCACCAACAACCTGAACGTCGCCTCGATCATGTCGTCCAAGGCGGACTTCGAGGTGACCGTGGCCGGCGGCCTGGTCCGCACCCGCGACCGTGGCATCGTCGGCGAAGCGGCGATCGACCTGATCGGCGAATTCAAGCTGGACTTCGGGATCATCGGCATCTCCGGCATCGACGCCGACGGCACGCTGCTCGATTTCGATTACCGCGAGGTGCGCGTGGCGCGGGCGATCATGGAGAATTCGCGCCAGGTCTTCCTGGTGGCCGACCATACCAAGTTCGGCCGCAACGCCATGGTGCGCCTGGGGAGCCTGACCCAGCTCTCGGCCGTATTCACCGACCGCAGCCCGCCGGCGCCGATCCGCGACTTGCTCAAACAGTCCGAGGTACAGCTGCACATCGCCCCGGCCCCGGTCGACAGCCAGTCCGCCGCCGACGGCACCCCACGCGACCCGGACGTGGCACCCGCTGGAACGCCTTAA
- a CDS encoding SRPBCC family protein: MTSDDDTVTRTVIVPLAPAEVWTLFVARFQDWWPQAYSFSQDRLSTIGIEPKSGGRCFERDVKGQEITWGTVTKADPPDHLAFLWQITADRRIEPDPAQASEVEVAFEATDTSTRVTLTHRAFQRHGDDWRAYRDGMASEQGWHYCLDCLADAARTAGYS; this comes from the coding sequence ATGACGTCGGATGACGATACGGTGACCCGAACTGTGATCGTCCCGCTCGCCCCCGCAGAAGTGTGGACGCTGTTCGTCGCCCGGTTTCAGGATTGGTGGCCACAAGCCTACTCCTTCAGTCAGGACCGGCTGTCGACGATCGGCATCGAGCCAAAGTCCGGCGGCCGCTGCTTCGAGCGTGACGTCAAAGGCCAGGAAATCACCTGGGGCACGGTCACCAAAGCGGACCCTCCCGATCACCTGGCCTTCCTATGGCAAATCACCGCGGACCGCCGGATCGAACCAGACCCCGCCCAAGCCAGCGAGGTGGAGGTCGCTTTCGAAGCCACCGACACCAGCACGCGCGTAACCCTGACCCACCGGGCTTTCCAGCGTCACGGGGACGACTGGCGCGCCTATCGCGACGGCATGGCTTCAGAGCAGGGATGGCACTACTGCCTGGACTGTCTTGCCGATGCCGCCCGAACTGCGGGTTACTCCTGA